The following are from one region of the Stigmatella ashevillena genome:
- a CDS encoding prepilin-type N-terminal cleavage/methylation domain-containing protein, whose protein sequence is MKRTRGFTLLETVVALAILALALMAIFDLNSGAVSNHVYSKHLTVASLLARSKMTDLEQKLYDDGFSADDDEEAGDFSEEGWPTFKWRAKIIAPKTDGVSPDQLIGAIFNLPMGDMGDMGGIASLFGGAAGGKEGLPSGQTPAGGGMAGMAMGMAQPMFTQMIDQLTKAVREVHLTVTWKEGTQVESIDVVTHMVSLGPGSDRNGGASAGGGAGGGTGQGEGDPSGQWVDPATGQVVPSPVPGPNGQMLDPRTRQPLMNRMQWMQQRGGSLNGLQGKGAIR, encoded by the coding sequence ATGAAGCGCACCCGCGGCTTCACCCTGCTGGAAACCGTCGTCGCGCTCGCCATCCTGGCGCTGGCGCTGATGGCCATCTTCGATCTCAACTCCGGCGCGGTCTCCAACCACGTCTACAGCAAGCACCTCACGGTGGCCTCGCTCCTGGCCCGCTCGAAGATGACGGACCTGGAGCAGAAGCTCTACGACGATGGCTTCTCCGCGGACGACGACGAGGAGGCCGGCGACTTCTCCGAGGAGGGGTGGCCCACCTTCAAGTGGCGCGCGAAGATCATCGCCCCCAAGACGGACGGCGTCTCCCCCGACCAGCTCATCGGCGCCATCTTCAACCTGCCCATGGGCGACATGGGCGACATGGGCGGCATCGCCTCTCTCTTCGGAGGCGCGGCGGGCGGCAAGGAAGGCCTTCCCAGCGGCCAGACACCGGCCGGGGGTGGCATGGCCGGGATGGCGATGGGCATGGCGCAGCCCATGTTCACCCAGATGATCGACCAGCTCACCAAGGCCGTGCGCGAAGTCCACCTCACCGTCACCTGGAAGGAAGGGACGCAGGTGGAGAGCATCGACGTGGTGACGCACATGGTGTCGCTGGGGCCTGGCTCGGACCGCAACGGCGGTGCCAGCGCGGGCGGCGGCGCGGGCGGCGGCACCGGACAGGGGGAGGGAGACCCCTCCGGCCAGTGGGTGGATCCGGCCACGGGCCAAGTCGTCCCCAGCCCGGTGCCGGGCCCCAACGGGCAGATGCTGGATCCGCGCACGCGCCAGCCGCTCATGAACCGCATGCAGTGGATGCAGCAGCGGGGCGGCTCGCTGAACGGACTCCAGGGCAAGGGGGCCATCCGATGA
- a CDS encoding pilus assembly FimT family protein yields the protein MRMKRRAERGLTLIEIAIALLIAAVLFSAVVTGVGAITGSKAKAAAGELAGIIRSLYDTAALSGKTCRLVFEIPDAKSEGTTRYHAECAASGVTTARNRDDALKEENRTREDQARFGDDRRNFTSSNSGGAPSLQELMAQEENRVEDAARFSSYTNEELAPRELPSSVSVSVWTRQQKEPVHEGVAYLYFFPQGYTEKAQVYVRQGDNVWTLSLSPLTGKVAVVGEELEVPKS from the coding sequence ATGCGGATGAAGCGGCGCGCCGAGCGCGGCCTGACGCTCATTGAAATCGCCATCGCCCTGCTCATCGCCGCGGTGCTCTTCTCCGCGGTGGTGACGGGCGTGGGCGCCATCACCGGCAGCAAGGCCAAGGCAGCCGCCGGGGAACTGGCGGGCATCATCCGCTCGCTCTACGACACCGCCGCGCTGTCGGGGAAGACGTGCCGACTGGTCTTCGAGATTCCCGATGCGAAGAGCGAAGGGACGACGCGCTACCACGCCGAGTGCGCGGCGAGCGGCGTCACCACCGCGCGCAACCGGGATGATGCCCTCAAGGAGGAGAACCGCACGCGGGAGGACCAGGCGCGCTTCGGCGACGATCGGCGCAACTTCACCAGCTCCAACAGCGGTGGGGCACCCAGCCTCCAGGAGCTGATGGCGCAGGAGGAGAACCGCGTGGAGGATGCGGCGCGCTTCTCCAGCTACACCAACGAGGAGCTGGCGCCGCGGGAACTGCCCAGCAGCGTGAGCGTCTCGGTGTGGACGCGCCAGCAGAAGGAGCCCGTGCACGAGGGCGTGGCCTACCTCTACTTCTTCCCCCAGGGCTACACAGAGAAGGCCCAGGTGTACGTGCGCCAGGGGGACAACGTCTGGACCCTCAGCCTGTCCCCGCTCACCGGCAAGGTGGCGGTGGTGGGCGAGGAGCTGGAGGTGCCCAAGTCATGA
- a CDS encoding type II secretion system protein GspG, whose product MAEHLSLQPPDRTASPARLGRRVLAIVFALATAMAFGLVYLTQDDALGQKQRRARAQIRRLEGYFQAFQRATGRFPTEQEGFTPLVQAKVMDSPPLDPWGHPYVYRMNEARAGIISYGSDGVPGGQGDAADITSGGLEETRP is encoded by the coding sequence ATGGCCGAGCACCTCTCCCTCCAGCCCCCCGATAGGACGGCGAGCCCTGCCCGGCTGGGGCGGCGGGTGCTGGCCATCGTCTTTGCCCTCGCCACGGCCATGGCCTTCGGGCTGGTGTACCTGACGCAGGACGATGCCCTGGGCCAGAAGCAGCGCCGGGCCCGGGCGCAAATCCGCCGCCTGGAGGGCTACTTCCAGGCCTTCCAACGCGCCACGGGACGCTTTCCCACGGAGCAGGAGGGCTTCACCCCGCTCGTGCAGGCCAAGGTGATGGACAGCCCCCCCCTGGACCCGTGGGGCCACCCTTACGTGTACCGGATGAACGAGGCACGCGCCGGCATCATCTCCTATGGCTCGGACGGGGTGCCGGGTGGCCAGGGAGACGCCGCGGATATCACCAGTGGCGGGCTCGAGGAGACACGGCCATGA
- the gspG gene encoding type II secretion system major pseudopilin GspG yields MDTTKKQQRRRRNRGMTLIEIMVVITILGLIAAAVGVAVIPQLNQARRDRAELDIKSIQNALKLYYTKKGNYPDTATGLRGLVEMQALEAIPRDPWNNEYVYLNEGGKPVIISYGGDGTAGGEGQDADISSRDANPGSK; encoded by the coding sequence ATGGACACGACGAAGAAGCAGCAGCGCCGACGCCGCAACCGCGGCATGACCCTGATCGAAATCATGGTCGTCATCACCATCCTCGGCCTCATCGCCGCGGCGGTGGGCGTGGCGGTCATCCCCCAGCTCAACCAGGCCCGCCGGGACCGCGCCGAGCTGGACATCAAGAGCATCCAGAACGCGCTCAAGCTCTACTACACGAAGAAGGGCAACTACCCCGACACGGCCACGGGCCTGCGGGGGCTCGTGGAGATGCAGGCCCTGGAGGCCATTCCGAGAGACCCCTGGAACAACGAGTACGTGTACCTGAATGAGGGCGGCAAGCCTGTCATCATCTCCTACGGCGGGGATGGCACCGCCGGCGGCGAGGGTCAGGACGCGGACATCTCGTCCCGCGACGCCAACCCCGGCTCCAAGTAA
- the gspF gene encoding type II secretion system inner membrane protein GspF — translation MPVFEYRGLNSAGKTIKGLLEADSAKTLRSQLRKDGIFLTDVLGQAEGSRGAVRKGAGAALAERDIDLRKMARGRVTTEDIAITTRQLATLLAAGVTLVESLTALVDQVEKERFKRILSDIKQRVNEGSSLADALAQHQKVFGSLYINMVRAGEASGALDTVLQRLADFTEGQAKLRQKIVGTMLYPAIMLVVGGGILVLLMTVVVPKVTKIFETMNATLPFTTRVLIGVSNFLQDWWFFIFPVLGLGIFGAVTFFASPRGKPLWDRFALKAPVFGSLVRLLAISRFARTLATLLKSGVPLLAAMDIVKAVITNSVLSEVVEKARDAIREGESIANPLKRSGEFPPLVYHMVAIGERSGQLEEMLFSVADSYETQVDVRIGALTSLLEPILIVMMGAVIAFVAFSILMPILQVNSVIR, via the coding sequence ATGCCTGTCTTCGAGTACAGAGGTCTCAACAGCGCGGGCAAGACCATCAAAGGGCTCTTGGAGGCCGACTCGGCCAAGACCCTGCGCAGCCAGCTGCGCAAGGACGGCATCTTCCTCACGGACGTGCTCGGCCAGGCCGAAGGCAGCCGGGGGGCGGTGCGCAAGGGTGCCGGGGCCGCGCTCGCCGAGCGCGACATCGACCTGCGCAAGATGGCGCGCGGCCGTGTCACCACCGAGGACATCGCCATCACCACGCGCCAGCTCGCCACGCTGCTGGCCGCGGGCGTCACCTTGGTGGAGTCGCTCACCGCGCTGGTGGACCAAGTGGAGAAGGAGCGCTTCAAGCGCATCCTGTCCGACATCAAGCAGCGGGTGAACGAGGGCTCCTCGCTCGCGGATGCACTGGCGCAGCACCAGAAGGTGTTCGGCTCGCTCTACATCAACATGGTGCGGGCCGGAGAGGCCTCCGGCGCGCTGGACACGGTGCTCCAGCGGCTGGCGGACTTCACCGAGGGCCAGGCCAAGCTGCGCCAGAAGATCGTCGGCACCATGCTCTACCCCGCCATCATGCTGGTGGTGGGCGGCGGCATCCTCGTGCTGCTGATGACCGTCGTCGTGCCGAAGGTGACGAAGATCTTCGAGACGATGAACGCCACCCTGCCCTTCACCACGCGGGTGCTCATCGGCGTGAGCAACTTCCTGCAGGACTGGTGGTTCTTCATCTTCCCGGTGCTGGGCCTGGGCATCTTCGGGGCGGTGACGTTCTTCGCCAGCCCGCGCGGCAAGCCCCTCTGGGACCGCTTCGCGCTCAAGGCGCCCGTCTTTGGAAGCCTGGTGCGGCTCTTGGCCATCTCCCGCTTCGCGCGCACGCTGGCCACCCTGCTCAAGAGCGGGGTGCCCCTCCTGGCCGCCATGGACATCGTCAAGGCGGTCATCACCAACTCGGTGCTCTCGGAGGTGGTGGAGAAGGCGCGCGATGCCATCCGCGAGGGTGAGAGCATCGCCAACCCCCTCAAGCGCTCCGGGGAGTTCCCCCCGCTCGTCTACCACATGGTCGCCATCGGCGAGCGCTCCGGCCAGTTGGAGGAGATGCTGTTCTCGGTGGCCGACAGCTACGAGACGCAGGTGGATGTGCGCATTGGCGCCCTCACCTCGCTGCTCGAGCCCATCCTCATCGTGATGATGGGCGCGGTGATTGCATTCGTCGCCTTCTCGATCCTGATGCCCATTCTGCAGGTGAACTCGGTCATCCGGTAA
- the gspE gene encoding type II secretion system ATPase GspE, producing MSLTTDPAPPDLAPTPSPSRNDATQIVAHSQAYLSGRPLGEILQATASLSEEKLQEALRTQAEKGGRIGEVLVGLKAVSEEDVAKALGTQLDLPFLQRIFVDEVDPELVKKVPINFAKQAKLLPLALADETVIIAVADPLDTAVLDNARLLLGQNISPRIALGSTIVDAINAVYDRSINEAEQLVDEMEEADLDSLAHELEEPKDLLDTDDEAPVIRLVNSILFRAAKERASDIHIEPMERELLVRFRVDGVLQEVIKPPKRYQNSIVSRVKVMGQLNIAEKRLPQDGRIRIKLAGRDIDIRLSTIPTTFGERIVMRLLDKTATLLDLAEIGMSQHTLSGISSVIKRSHGIILVTGPTGSGKTTTLYGALSKINTPDLNILTVEDPVEYQLKGIGQMAISPKIGLTFAQGLRSFLRQDPDVIMVGEIRDKETAEIAIQASLTGHLVLSTVHTNDAAGAVTRLVDMGVEPFLVASSLTAILAQRLVRRVCPDCRTPTSTEDHELKELAHTRASFKERYGVDRIYKATGCPNCNRTGYRGRTGIYEFLLVDDDVRQLVLKNVDASTIKKSAMSKGMLTLLDDGARKVALGETTIAEVLSITQEDI from the coding sequence ATGAGCCTGACCACCGATCCCGCCCCCCCGGACCTCGCGCCGACCCCCAGCCCGTCCCGCAACGACGCCACCCAGATCGTCGCGCACAGCCAGGCCTATCTGTCTGGCCGCCCGCTGGGAGAGATCCTCCAGGCCACTGCCTCGCTCTCCGAGGAGAAGCTCCAGGAGGCGCTCAGGACCCAGGCGGAGAAGGGAGGCCGCATCGGCGAGGTGCTCGTCGGCCTCAAGGCGGTGAGCGAAGAGGACGTGGCCAAGGCGCTCGGGACCCAGTTGGATCTGCCCTTCCTCCAGCGCATCTTCGTGGATGAGGTGGACCCGGAGTTGGTGAAGAAGGTTCCCATCAACTTCGCCAAGCAGGCCAAGCTGCTGCCGCTCGCGCTGGCGGATGAGACGGTCATCATCGCCGTGGCGGACCCGTTGGACACGGCGGTGCTGGACAACGCCCGCCTGCTGCTCGGCCAGAACATCAGCCCGCGCATCGCCCTGGGCTCCACCATCGTGGACGCCATCAACGCCGTCTACGACCGGTCCATCAACGAGGCCGAGCAGCTCGTGGACGAGATGGAGGAGGCGGATCTCGACTCGCTGGCCCACGAGTTGGAGGAGCCCAAGGACCTGCTCGACACGGACGACGAGGCCCCCGTCATCCGGCTCGTCAACTCCATCCTCTTCCGCGCAGCCAAGGAGCGCGCCAGCGATATCCACATCGAGCCCATGGAGCGCGAGCTGCTCGTGCGCTTCCGCGTGGACGGTGTGCTCCAGGAGGTCATCAAGCCTCCCAAGCGCTACCAGAACTCCATCGTCAGCCGCGTGAAGGTGATGGGGCAGCTCAACATCGCCGAGAAGCGCCTGCCCCAAGACGGCCGCATCCGCATCAAGCTGGCCGGCCGCGACATCGACATCCGTCTGTCCACCATCCCCACCACGTTCGGCGAGCGCATCGTCATGCGCCTCCTGGACAAGACCGCGACGCTTCTGGATCTGGCCGAGATCGGCATGAGCCAGCACACGCTCTCGGGGATCTCCTCCGTCATCAAGCGCTCGCACGGCATCATCCTCGTGACGGGCCCCACCGGCTCCGGAAAGACGACGACGCTCTACGGCGCCCTGTCGAAGATCAACACCCCGGACCTCAACATCCTCACCGTCGAGGACCCGGTCGAGTACCAGCTCAAGGGCATTGGCCAGATGGCCATCAGCCCGAAGATCGGCCTCACCTTCGCCCAGGGCCTGCGCTCCTTCCTCCGCCAGGATCCGGACGTCATCATGGTGGGTGAAATCCGTGACAAGGAGACGGCGGAAATCGCCATCCAGGCCTCGCTGACGGGCCACCTGGTGCTCTCCACGGTGCACACCAACGACGCGGCGGGCGCCGTCACCCGTCTGGTGGACATGGGCGTGGAGCCCTTCCTCGTCGCCTCCTCGCTCACCGCCATCCTGGCCCAGCGCCTGGTGCGCCGCGTCTGCCCAGACTGCCGGACGCCCACCTCCACCGAGGACCACGAGCTCAAGGAGCTGGCCCACACGCGCGCCTCCTTCAAGGAGCGCTATGGCGTGGACCGCATCTACAAGGCCACGGGCTGCCCCAACTGCAACCGCACCGGCTACCGCGGCCGCACGGGCATCTACGAGTTCCTGCTGGTGGATGACGATGTGCGCCAGTTGGTGCTCAAGAACGTGGACGCGTCCACCATCAAGAAGTCCGCCATGAGCAAGGGGATGCTCACCCTGCTGGATGACGGCGCGCGCAAGGTGGCCCTGGGAGAGACGACCATCGCCGAGGTCCTCAGCATCACGCAGGAGGACATCTAA
- the gspD gene encoding type II secretion system secretin GspD — protein sequence MKTLPSWSLLLCLVLATPPAWAQRRPLSQDTNPDNAGERQIAPQATAPGGEGTSATVRTTPSCEEARRRARYGIYFDKVDIEKLVQTVSDATCKTFILPENVRGKISIIGPENGRVEVDSESFYAAFLAALDANGLSVYPHGRFLKIVDKRSAKQNPIPTIIDADTPYTTNEQMVTKLFRIQYVEVEPLRGVLQQLVSKDGDTIPYPPDTIIVNDVGSNMHRLERIINQLDTRSSSDELRIIQVQYASAQEVAATVQKLFESKGRPGQRAGGFGGNATPGGMPPPDMSQGSGDSGGPVTLSQIIPDERTNKLIIVASPGAFDRIQDIVKEVDIPTDSGGRINVYPLENADSEELASTLQTLAQGTANRPRNPAQQQPPGVPRQNTAVAAELFSGEVKVSADKATNSLVIVASQADFKNIVRVIEKLDIPRRQVFVEAVIMEVNLDRNSEFGINLHSGYKLDTSDGAATGIIGTKYTKQGAPPSLSLGSLVNLGGFLAGLQGPVIPELKNLGIDVPAFGVVLHALQQNSDVNVLSTPHLLTSDNEEAEITVGQNVPFQAGFSPGSIGGGLGGIGGVTGGAGSGLSSALLGLGSSFAPITRQNVELKLTVKPQINESDFIRMVITEQTEEIASSDPVLGPTTSKRSAKTTVVAKDQETVVIGGIMQDRTIESVSKVPILGDIPLLGHLFRDTTRRKTKTNLLLFLTPYIIRNQSDFRTIFERKMKERQQFVEQFYGQVPGYDVAIDFSRKPGPLSRMNQTVLREQLKAENGGPGGAGERVITPAGESPAPKPTSPAPQGGQAPEAPQAAPAGPPVREAPLAPPGSEESTPPPETPEQLRIQPDTGEGE from the coding sequence ATGAAGACGCTCCCGTCCTGGTCGCTCCTTCTGTGCCTGGTGCTGGCCACCCCGCCCGCCTGGGCCCAGCGCCGCCCTCTCTCGCAAGACACCAACCCCGACAACGCCGGGGAGCGGCAGATCGCCCCGCAGGCGACGGCCCCGGGCGGCGAGGGCACCTCCGCCACCGTGCGTACCACCCCCAGCTGCGAGGAAGCGCGGCGCCGCGCCCGCTACGGCATCTACTTCGACAAGGTCGACATCGAGAAGCTGGTGCAGACGGTGTCGGATGCCACCTGCAAGACGTTCATCCTCCCGGAGAACGTGCGCGGGAAGATCTCCATCATCGGCCCCGAGAACGGCCGCGTGGAGGTGGACTCGGAATCGTTCTACGCCGCCTTCCTGGCGGCCCTGGATGCCAACGGGCTGTCCGTCTACCCGCATGGCCGCTTCCTGAAGATCGTCGACAAGCGCTCGGCGAAGCAGAACCCCATCCCGACGATCATCGACGCGGACACGCCCTACACCACCAATGAGCAGATGGTGACGAAGCTGTTCCGGATCCAGTACGTCGAGGTGGAGCCCCTGCGCGGTGTGCTCCAGCAGCTCGTGTCCAAGGATGGCGACACCATCCCGTACCCGCCGGACACCATCATCGTCAACGACGTGGGCTCCAACATGCACCGCCTGGAGCGCATCATCAACCAGTTGGACACGCGCTCCTCCAGCGACGAGCTGCGCATCATCCAGGTGCAGTACGCCAGCGCCCAGGAAGTCGCCGCCACGGTGCAGAAGCTGTTCGAGTCCAAGGGGCGCCCCGGCCAGCGCGCCGGCGGCTTCGGCGGCAACGCCACGCCCGGCGGCATGCCGCCCCCCGACATGTCCCAGGGCTCAGGCGACAGCGGCGGGCCGGTGACGCTCTCGCAGATCATCCCGGATGAGCGCACCAACAAGCTCATCATCGTCGCCAGCCCGGGCGCCTTCGATCGCATCCAGGACATCGTCAAAGAGGTGGACATCCCCACGGACTCCGGCGGCCGCATCAACGTCTACCCGCTGGAGAACGCGGACTCCGAGGAGCTGGCCAGCACGCTGCAGACGCTGGCCCAGGGCACCGCCAACCGGCCCCGCAACCCCGCCCAGCAGCAACCCCCGGGCGTTCCCCGCCAGAACACGGCCGTGGCCGCCGAGCTGTTCTCCGGTGAGGTGAAGGTGTCCGCCGACAAGGCCACCAACTCGCTCGTCATCGTCGCCAGCCAGGCGGACTTCAAGAACATCGTCCGGGTCATCGAGAAGCTCGACATCCCGCGCCGCCAGGTCTTCGTCGAGGCCGTCATCATGGAGGTCAACCTCGACCGCAACTCCGAGTTCGGCATCAACCTGCACTCGGGCTACAAGCTGGACACCAGCGACGGCGCCGCCACGGGCATCATCGGCACCAAGTACACCAAGCAGGGTGCCCCGCCCTCTTTGAGCCTGGGCTCGCTGGTCAACCTGGGCGGCTTCCTCGCCGGCCTCCAGGGGCCCGTCATCCCCGAGCTGAAGAACCTGGGCATCGACGTGCCGGCCTTCGGTGTGGTGCTGCACGCGCTCCAGCAGAACTCGGACGTGAACGTGCTCTCCACCCCGCACCTGCTCACCAGCGACAACGAAGAGGCCGAAATCACCGTGGGCCAGAACGTGCCCTTCCAGGCCGGCTTCTCCCCCGGCTCCATCGGCGGCGGCCTCGGCGGCATCGGCGGCGTCACCGGCGGCGCCGGCTCCGGCTTGAGCAGCGCGCTGCTCGGCCTGGGCTCCTCCTTCGCCCCCATCACCCGTCAGAACGTGGAGTTGAAGCTCACCGTCAAGCCGCAAATCAATGAGAGCGACTTCATCCGCATGGTCATCACCGAGCAGACCGAGGAGATCGCCTCCAGCGATCCCGTGCTCGGCCCCACCACCTCGAAGCGCAGCGCGAAGACGACGGTGGTGGCCAAGGATCAGGAGACGGTGGTCATCGGCGGCATCATGCAGGACCGCACCATCGAGAGCGTCTCCAAGGTGCCCATCCTGGGCGACATCCCCCTTCTGGGGCACCTGTTCCGGGACACCACCCGCCGCAAGACGAAGACGAACCTGCTGCTGTTCCTGACGCCCTACATCATCCGCAACCAGAGCGACTTCCGCACCATCTTCGAGCGCAAGATGAAGGAGCGTCAGCAGTTCGTGGAGCAGTTCTACGGCCAGGTGCCCGGCTACGACGTGGCCATCGACTTCAGCCGCAAGCCGGGGCCGCTGTCGCGGATGAACCAGACGGTGCTGCGCGAGCAGTTGAAGGCGGAGAACGGCGGCCCCGGTGGCGCGGGCGAGCGGGTGATCACCCCCGCCGGAGAAAGCCCGGCACCCAAACCCACGAGCCCGGCCCCGCAGGGCGGACAGGCACCCGAGGCCCCGCAGGCTGCCCCGGCCGGGCCCCCCGTCCGGGAAGCCCCGCTCGCGCCCCCGGGTTCAGAGGAGTCAACGCCTCCTCCCGAAACCCCGGAGCAGCTTCGAATCCAGCCTGACACGGGAGAGGGTGAGTAA